The proteins below are encoded in one region of Apium graveolens cultivar Ventura chromosome 4, ASM990537v1, whole genome shotgun sequence:
- the LOC141719163 gene encoding uncharacterized protein LOC141719163 — MEKLVYAFILMSRKLRPYFQAHRIEVHTTYPLRQVLHKPESSERMLKWAIELGQFDLEYMPRTVIKGQALADFLLEFDSAVDDKALVVLHPPHSEEFLEDFPHPWWILHVDEVVNNGGEGACIVLISPEGHHLISAIHFKFYATNNDTKYVALINGLKISLEMEVRNLIAKSDSELVVNQVNGGFQA, encoded by the coding sequence ATGGAGAAGCTGGTTTATGCCTTCATCCTTATGTCAAGGAAGCTTCGCCCATACTTCCAGGCCCATAGAATTGAAGTCCATACAACATATCCTCTGCGGCAAGTCCTTCATAAGCCAGAATCATCAGAGAGAATGTTGAAATGGGCTATAgagttgggacagtttgactTGGAATACATGCCCCGTACAGTGATTAAAGGGCAGGCCTTAGCCGATTTTttgttggaatttgattctgCAGTTGATGATAAGGCTTTGGTAGTGCTACATCCCCCTCATAGTGAGGAGTTTTTAGAGGACTTTCCACATCcctggtggatcttgcatgtAGATGAGGTGGTTAATAATGGAGGAGAAGGCGCGTGCATAGTACTCATATCTCCGGAAGGCCATCATCTGATTAGTGCAATTCACTTCAAATTTTATGCAACGAATAATGATACGAAATATGTAGCATTGATCAATGGCCTGAAGATCTCTTTGGAAATGGAAGTACGGAACCTAATTGCAAAAAGTGACTCGGAGTTGGTGGTAAACCAGGTGAATGGGGGATTTCAAGCTTGA